The Pelodiscus sinensis isolate JC-2024 chromosome 30, ASM4963464v1, whole genome shotgun sequence genome has a window encoding:
- the LOC102454857 gene encoding olfactory receptor 5G9-like: MENQTTVTEFILLRLSNDPQVQKFLFLVFLLIYLVTLTGNTLIMLVIRADSHLHNPMYFFLFHLSFVDLCYSSVTVPKMLTDFLSENKTISFNGCIAQMFFIIFSAGTEVFTLSAMAYDRYVAICDPLRYAATMKKGTCVLLEAGAWTLGILDGLVYTVVVLQLQFCGPNQIHHFSCEPPPLLQLSCTSPLKEQMVLLTYAVVLGLSSFLLTLISYVLIISTVLRIRSAEGRRKAFNTCSSHLTVVGLLYLTAFFQYTKPSSASSVVLDELVSTQYSILTPMLNPIIYSLQNKEVKTALGRMLGKLRFRSSV, encoded by the coding sequence ATGGAAAATCAAACCACCGTGACTGAATTTATTCTCCTGAGACTTTCCAATGATCCACAAGTGCAGAAATTTCTTTTCCTGGTATTTTTACTTATTTACCTTGTCACCCTGACTGGGAACACACTGATCATGTTGGTGATAAGAGCCGATTCTCACCTTCACAATCCCATGTATTTCTTTCTCTTCCATCTGTCCTTTGTTGATCTCTGTTATTCCTCAGTCACGGTGCCTAAAATGCTGACAGACTTCCTGTCAGAGAACAAAACTATTTCTTTCAATGGCTGCATTGCTCAGATGTTCTTCATCATCTTCTCGGCCGGTACAGAAGTGTTCACTCTCTCAGCCATGGCCTATGACCGTTACGTGGCCATCTGTGACCCGTTGCGTTACGCGGCGACCATGAAGAAAGGCACCTGTGTACTGCTGGAGGCTGGTGCATGGACTTTGGGCATCTTAGATGGGCTAGTTTACACGGTCGTTGTCCTCCAGTTGCAGTTCTGTGGGCCCAATCAAATCCACCATTTCAGCTGCGAGCCCCCTCCTCTGCTACAGCTGTCCTGCACCTCGCCCCTCAAGGAGCAGATGGTGCTGCTCACATATGCTGTCGTATTGGGACTGAGCTCCTTCCTCCTCACCCTCATCTCCTATGTTCTCATCATCTCCACTGTCCTGAGGATACGCTCGGCAGAAGGCCGGCGGAAGGCCTTCAACACCTGCAGTTCTCACCTGACTGTGGTTGGCTTGTTGTATCTCACAGCGTTTTTCCAATACACCAAACCCAGCTCCGCATCCTCTGTGGTTCTGGATGAACTGGTCTCTACCCAGTATAGCATCCTGACTCCCATgttaaaccccatcatctacagcCTGCAAAACAAGGAGGTGAAAACAGCGCTAGGGAGaatgttggggaaactgaggtttaGGTCTAGTGTTTAG
- the LOC142821210 gene encoding olfactory receptor 5G9-like: MENQTTVTEFILLRLSNDPQVQTFLFLVFLLIYLVTVTGNTLIMLVIRADSHLHNPMYFFLFHLSFVDLCYSSVTVPKMLTDFLSEQNTISFHGCITQMFFIVFLAVTEAFTLSAMAYDRYVAICDPLRYAAAMKDDSCVLLEAGAWTLGILAGLVYTVVVLQLQFRGPNQIHHFSCEPPPLLQLSCTSPLKEQMVLLASAVIFGLSSFLLTLISYFHIISTILRMRSAEGQRKAFNTCRSHLTVVALLYLTAFFQYTKPSSASSVVLDEMVSIQYSILTPMLNPIIYSLKNKEVKTALGRMLGKLRFRFGV; this comes from the coding sequence ATGGAAAATCAAACCACCGTGACCGAGTTTATTCTCCTGAGACTTTCCAATGATCCACAAGTGCAGACATTTCTTTTCCTGGTATTTTTACTTATTTACCTTGTCACCGTGACAGGGAACACACTGATCATGTTGGTGATAAGAGCTGATTCTCACCTTCACAATCCCATGTATTTCTTTCTCTTCCATCTCTCCTTTGTTGATCTCTGTTATTCCTCAGTCACGGTGCCTAAAATGCTGACAGACTTCCTGTctgagcaaaacactatttctttCCATGGCTGCATTACTCAGATGTTCTTCATTGTCTTCTTGGCCGTTACAGAGGCTTTCACTCTCTCAGCCATGGCCTATGACCGTTACGTGGCCATCTGTGACCCGTTGCGTTACGCGGCAGCCATGAAGGACGACAGCTGTGTTCTGCTGGAGGCTGGTGCATGGACTTTGGGCATCTTAGCTGGACTAGTTTACACAGTCGTTGTCCTCCAGTTGCAGTTCCGTGGGCCCAATCAAATCCACCATTTCAGCTGCGAGCCCCCTCCTCTGCTACAGCTGTCCTGCACCTCGCCCCTCAAGGAGCAGATGGTGCTTCTCGCATCTGCTGTCATATTTGGACTGAGCTCCTTCCTCCTCACCCTCATCTCCTACTTTCACATCATCTCCACAATCCTGAGGATGCGCTCAGCAGAAGGCCAGCGGAAGGCCTTCAACACCTGCAGGTCCCATCTGACTGTGGTTGCCTTGTTGTATCTCACAGCGTTTTTCCAATACACCAAACCCAGCTCCGCATCCTCTGTGGTTCTGGATGAAATGGTCTCCATCCAGTACAGCATCCTGACCCCCATgttaaaccccatcatctacagcCTGAAAAACAAGGAGGTGAAAACAGCGCTAGGGAGAATGTTGGGGAAACTCAGGTTTAGATTTGGTGTTTAG